A segment of the Rattus rattus isolate New Zealand chromosome 4, Rrattus_CSIRO_v1, whole genome shotgun sequence genome:
GATGGGACCCTTAATCAtcctcctcctaatcctcctctttggcccctgcattctaaacagattgatgcagttcataaagaacagactctcagtCATTCAGACGCTTGTTCTCACCCAACAACACCAGAGggtaagacaacaggaagagattccTTAGAATTCGATTTGAATAAAGGATTTTactcaagtctaaaagaaaatgggggaaaatgaaagacccaccccatgagtcttaactcagagctgcaacagccttgaacgagcccaggcacgcccagatacctagggccgagtcaccgttaaaactaacagaccataaaaggaaaggaatacagaacagactaggagtgccgtatctggcaggaagggataagcccctagctcTGGACATTCAGGACATcccagcctgcacgtactcttttaccatgttacaacctcattcgaatatgattcaaacctgccaatgtgtgtagctataccttattacctcatcatgtgaaataaccaatcatatgtgaacatgtctatatgcctcgtttaaatccaccaatccccgtaactatgcatctgcttctgtacgcccgcttctgcttccccaaaccctataaaagccccatgctggagctgctgggcgcgcaagtcctccgaagagactgtgtgcccgcaggtacctgtgttttccaataaaccctcttgctgattgcatccgagtggcctcggcttggtcattgggcgcttggtgTCTCCTCCtcagggaaaggtcctctccggaggtctttcatactgtccagaaaaggacaaattatgcagtatagttgactgataaactctgccaaaacagggtgatcagcccttcaaaatctgcatttcaagagtctgtcagttgattttgggccagaaggctgaagtcttgcactcacatgttgctaacaggggactgtgctagtggagatttgtctctacaacctctcagttctggaagctgtgttaggcttcctttgtgtatagatatttggtcattcccagatttctgacggggttgaagacgttaaatagcctatcaggctgtttaactctaaatatacatattttattggatagttatcaggtagtatacaagctagccaagatatagattttaagcctttcttaagctggaatggaatggaatgttctgtttaactgatatagtgatggactgggtgttgagtatatcaaatgctttataaattgtagaatggtaattgTACtcaatatataagtgaaaaggctttttaactggacaaaaagggtgaaatgttgtggtttgccctgaagttactgtattttgatgctaattccactgccccaaggacagctgcctagtcaaggactcagaactcaggtgacttcaccagaaccacctctccattgaatttgtaaagtactggtgaggggcaggtccaggatagaaggaggcctgtcattggaggagaaggaaggatgggcaggagagaagtttgaaggaagaggaggagactgagggagagaggaagagacaggagggagagagggagagaagccatggcaggacaagatggcaggtgatgttaagattctgctctgtgtatttacaggttgttattaatgttctcaagggatggatggtaccgggctttgtatgtttaagtgggcaattatatcttaccaattgggtcaaagattgttgtgttgtgtgttcttttatgtgagggtttgagtgtaagaaagtgtgtggctaggatgtgtttctgccaagatacctagcagatatcttggggcaccgcggcgCAGACATAACGGGGTAAAAGACatccatactttttttatttttatatttttacaacatattcatatacaaatatatcggtataaatgcatatatatgtacacagaggcataaaaagacagacacacatacacagtctttGTCCACAGTGAGAACATACTTTATACACTGTTCAACAATCTGATTTCTGTACTTAAACGATATAACAAGTAGCATTCACTACAACACATTCCCAGCTGTTTTCCACATTTTTTTCAACTCTTATTAACAATATCTAGACAAAACCCCTCAAAGTTTTCTATTGaagtctttaattctagcacttgggaggcagagacaggcacatctctgtgagttcaaggccagcccggtctacataaaaagttcaaggtcagcctggtctacataacaagttcctgGCTAGCCAGGTCTATAtggtaagattctgtctcaaacaaaacaaaacaaaaaacctccccAAAGTTTTCTATTAATTCAGAAGCTAACGAAGACATTAACAAAGAAAGCTAGGCGATACCAGAGGGtaccctcacctgtattttacacaGGCCCTAAGTATGCAGTAAgcataaatgcaaattaaatactAATTGTGGTGGCTAAGCACACGCCTAAAAAGTTCATGAATTATTGTATTTTACTGTTTGTTGCTCTAATTAACATTTTCACAaatcagcgtgtgtgtgtgtgtgtgtgtgtgtgtgtgtgtgtgtgtgtgtgtgtgttaacacaAGTACCGTTTTTCAGGAGCACTGTaccctgtctttaaaagtttTTCCCTCTGACCTATGGCTTGTAAATTAAGCAAGTCTGGTTGGCCAGGTAGtctcagggattctcctgtctcaacttTCCCAATTATGAGGTTGCAAGAGCACAGCAGCACATCTAGATTTTGACGTGGGTCCTAGGGATGGGATTCATATACTGCTTAACAAGCTTTTACTGATTACGCTATCTCCTCATCTCCTTGTTCACAATTTTAAGAGTTTCCTATTTTAATCTAAATATGGAGACAATTTGTAACAAGTGTAAAAACACAGTATTTCCTGTAAAGGTTTAGGATGAAGTTTAAACTTTATTACCATCTAATGATCTCATGTAAAGATTCATACTCTTAAAAAAGACTCTAACATCATCAAACTGAGACCATCTTGAAGGAATCATCTGAGGTAAgagttttaaacatttaaagagaGAAACATAGGTAAGAGTTAATAGCCACTCCAGTTTATGTGGAGAAAATCAGAGCATCTGAATGGATGTCTGGAATTCTCACTTTTATGGAGGGCATTTAGGAGATCCTGGTTTGGGGTAAactatggtggcacacatctttaatcccagcattcatgaggcaGAGCtccagaccagtcagggctacataatagaaattcatgttagagagagagagagggagagagaggagagagagagagaaagagagagacagagagagagagagagagctgcagagatgCCGAGACaaaaagagatacagaaagaacagaaagaggaaaacagagacacagtgagacagagaaacagacacacacacacacacacacacacacacatacacacacactcagagacagagagagagagagagagagagactctcgtgagagagagagagagaatgtttggTGGAAATCTGTATAGTATAGAAGGGAGAGTCCAGAAAAGCTGAACTGGAGCCGCTCTTTCACCCAGGGACTCAAGACTCGCACCCTGGGATAGAGAGAATGAGCAGGACTCTCTGGGCAGCAGGACTCTCCGTCTTCTGATACCCAGTGATGATGGGGGAAGACAGGGACaaatttccttcttaaaaggaagtGATCAAGACTTACACCTGTTCTCTTGACATGTAAGATTACAACAATCTTTGCCCCTGTGTACACATGTTCATCTGGATGTGTGCACATATCCACATgcccatgcatgtgcatgccagTTTGTCATCAAGCCATTCCTGGACTGTTTTCTTCATCTTAGGTTTGCAACAAGGTTTCTCACCAAACAGCTCACCAGTTGGCTAGACACGCTGGCCAACAAGTCCCAGCTCCGGTCTCCACCGCCTTGGTgccagattacaggtgtgcacctccaGGCACAGCTTCTTACATGGAGGTTGAAGAGCTGAACTCAGGGTCATGCTCATGAGGCCAGTactttacaaactgagccatctctctagccccataacCAACTTCCTACAGGGATGGATGGAGCTGTCACAATGGGTATCCACTCCCCCAAAAGACAGAAAGTATGAAAAGACAACTTCACTATGAAGGTTTTGTGAATCACAGTCCTACTACGTGACAAGATCATACCAGGGCACTAATAATTGATTAAGgttgaaataattttctcttcctttcttgtttttttttcttgtttttcaaggcagggtttctttgtatagccctggctgtcctggaactcactctgtagaccaggctggcctcaaactcacatagatctgtcTGCCTATACCTCCTAAGTGCCAAGATCAGAAGTGTGTGTATCCCCCTTctcaggaaaataattttcttagttTGAGACAGCAACTggaacctgaattttttttttttattaaagtatttcttatatacattttgaaagtgttattccctttccgggcaggcaaacatcccctccccctccccttccttatgggtgttcccctcccaatcccctcccccattgccgccctcccccacagtctagttcactgggggttcagtaagggacccagggcttcccttccactggtgctcttactaggattttcattgctacctatgaggtcagagtccagggtcagtccatgtatagtctttaggtagtggcttagtccctggaagctctgattgcttggcattgttgtacatatggggtctcgagccccttcaggctcttccagttctttctctgattccttcaacgggggtcctattttcagttcagtggtttgctgctggcattcgcctctgtatttgctgtattctggctgtgtctctcaggagcgatctacatccgactcctgtcggtctgcacttctttgccatttcatccatcctgtccaattgggtggTTGTAGCCATTATGCATGGGCCACTAGAGGGCAGACTCGAATGGGTGACTCCCTCAGTCCCtgatttttaatcttttcctctctcttccctgccaagggtattcttgttccccttttaaagaaggagtgaagcattcacattttgatcatccgtcttgagtttcatttgttctaggcatctagggtaattcaagcatttgggctagtagccacttatcaatgagtgcataccatgtatgtctttctgtgattgggttagctcactcaggatgatattttccagttccaaacatttacctatgaatttcataaagtcattgttttcgatagctgagtaatattccattgtgtagaacattttctgtatccattcctctgttgaagggcatctgggttctttccagcttctggctattataaataaggttcatgaacatagtggagcacgtgtcttttttatatgttggggcatcttttgggtatatgcccaagagaggtatagctggatcctcaggcagttcaatgtcaattttctgaggaacctccagactgatttccagaatggttgtaccagtctgcaatcccaccaacaatggaggagtgttccttttctccgcATCCTGAAggagccagcatctgctgtcacctgagtttttgatcttagccattctcactggtgtgaggtgaaatctcagggttgttttgatttcatttccctgatgacaaagatgttgaacatttctttaggtgtttctcatgccattcggcattcctcagctgtgaattctttttgtttagctctgaaccccatttttaatagggttatttgtctccctgagccagggtctaacttcttgagttctttgtatattttggatataaggcctctatctgttgtaggattggtaaaatcttttcccaatctgttggttgccattttgcatGGCTCACTCCCGTGCAAGTGCAAAATGCTTATGAGTGACACATCTGTACCGCGAATCAGGGAATGTGGACTCGTTAACCCTCCTAAGTACTAGACTTAGAGATAAGACAAGCCGGATTCGTGTAGTGTCAGTGACAACTAAGAAAAACCAACAAATGGGACTTGACAAGAGGATCATAGAACACAGGACAAAAGCAGGGAGGGTTAAGGGAGCCTCTGACTAATAAGAATGAGACTTTCCATAGCTGAATTTCCTACAAGCCACTCCAATAAGAAGGTACGACAAAGACGTCGGAGATGTCCACCTAGAAGCTGCCAGTCTAGAAAAATTAGCTTGTATTTGCATACTGGGAGATCTTTTGGAAAGATGCAATAGAGACTAGAACACCAGGACGCATGACTTTAAGGGACCATCAGCAAAGTAAGGGAGCTGGTAACTCATCCATTTAAAGACACAGCAAGAACTTAAGGTTGACAGCCATTAACAAGGGCACTAGAGGGCAAGAAGGTTGACTAGAGAGTGATTGTATTAGTTACGttcatattgctgtgataaaacgccatgaccGTGTCACCAGGGGGCAGATGGTTTCAGAGAGATACGTCTCTCTCTACAGTCATGacagggaggcatggcagcaagggACCgtcacagagcaggaagctgaaagtCACATCTTGAGCTGTAAGTAGGAAACAGGCCATACCCCtgtgtgtggcacacacacagtTGGGCCAGGCCTAATGAAAACACCCACCAACTGGGTGATgtctcaaatgcctgagactatggGGGGTATCTCATTCAAATCATCCCAGGGATTAAGGACAGATGGACACTTACAGAGCAGGGGTATGAGGAGTTTTGTAGTTAATGGAAGGAAACAAAATTATTAGGAGTGTCCACCATCTCCAGAGATGCAGAAAAGAGACTGATCTAAGAATGTCTAAACTTACTACGAGAAAATATGACAATTAGGGAACTGGTGTGCAGGGAGAGGACAGGGAAAATTgaggattcttttttaaatatcgTGAAGAGGAACGAGATTGAACGTTGAAGAGTCTTCTGGAGGCTAAGTGATAGGTATACAGTAGGGAAGGGGCTAGGTGAGGGAGGTGACTTCAGGCTACTGAGCCCTGGATTTCAGCTTTCTCCCTACCACTGTCAGAATGGTGACTGACTATACTCTTGCTCCTTATGGAAGACCATGCCTCTCGGGCTACCCTGTAGCATGGCATTTGGAATTGCTGCACCTCCTCTATAAAGAGATTATGCATGCCTACCCCTGAGCCAGGCGGCCCGCTCTGACCATTTGAAAGTGAGCTAAGTGAGCCACATCCAAGCAGTGATTTAAGGAGTAATTAAGTGGTTCCATTcacccattcttttcttctccatgaaATAAAAGCTTGTTGTGAGCTGCTCATGTGGACAGGTTTACAGGAGAAGGTGATATTAGAATCTCCAAGGTAAGAAAACATCTGTACTGTGAATTCCTTTTCTCCTGGGAGATTCTGGTGTTTTTTCTACTAGTTCCTGGTTAAGAGACAAAAACCGGgactttttaatggaaaaatattttttttccatattggGATTAAATCTAGGTCCTTGAGAAATCACTCTCTATTCTGACTGTGTGCCATATGGAAATTTCAAATTACTTTTGATGAACTCCAAACTTACCACCAAGAAACTAAAGACTTACTTGCACTGGTTCCTGTTTTCTTGAGTCTGTGCAGACTACTTGGGCTGTTCTTATTCACCCTCCCTGAAGACCACCGCTCTTCTTCTCCATCCAACTTAGAGACTAAGCCTTGTTTGGGATCTTGAGTTCCTACAAATAAGAAATGGTAGACACTGAGGGTTGGACCAACCATTTCAGAAATCAAGCCCCAACTTTATTACTCCAGCGTCTTTCAAGGCTAGTGAACATATATGGCTTCTGATGTTTCAAAATAAGGATGCCCATGAACCTCAAGAAAGCACACCTTCCCTTTTGGAGTCAATGGCACAAGCATCATTCCTAGCACTTGTTgctattctgtctaagctccacccccacagctaattggcagcagccaggtatgttCTGCctcacagttgcctagcaacagccataTATAGTACCTGACACTCTAAAAGGAGCTTCTTCCCCCCCACTTCCTCTTATTCCCTCttaccctttctttccctcttgctcttcgttcttctctgttcttgccccacCGCCCCCATGTGCCCATGACTGGGccacctttcctcccttcttctactcttctctccttAAACCTCGCCATGTGAAACCATGGTGTCTTAGTATTTTCTGTCCAGGCATGGGCCGAGATTCAAAACCCTAACAGTATTAAAAAGGGATCAAAACTCCCtgaccaaccaccaccaccaccaccaccaaaataaaacaaaacaaaacaagaaaacatcaaagGGAAACATGAAGGACTTGAGGAAGAAGGGACAGCAGGGAACATGTTCTGGGTGGTGGGGAAGTGTCCTTACCCATCGAGGCTGGATTGCTGCAGTTCTCTAGCTTTGTATCCTTGTACACGTTTCTCTGCCCAGGTTCCAgctgctcccattccttctgagGAAAAGCCACAGACACATCCATGAACGTTACTGACTCCTATCATTCTTATTCAGTCCACAGAGAATTGGACAGTTCGACCGTATCAACCctcacctcttccctctcttcttctttacaAAGGGATTGGCTCTGTCTCTGGTGTTTAGAATTTCTTCCTTGGCTTTGAATGTTTCTACTATTTCACATCTCATTTCCACAAAGTGTTTGGTATCGAAGGGGGAAGGCTTTAGGTGAACTCCAGCTGCCATGTTGACCTGGGACTAGCGAGTTTGTCTGTACCTTTCTCTGGGTTGCGGTCCCTTGGCTTATGGCACCATTATCAGGCCATTTTCTATCTTCCACAGAGTCCTGGACTGGAACTGTTACCTAATTTTGTAAGTATTCTCAAGGATAGCTTAGCTTGTGAACaatttgtttttttgtctcttaAATTTTTGCCAAGACTAAAAgtgaaaagccaggcacagtggtgcacggATGCGGCTGAAGCCACTGAGGAGGCTTTGGTAAGAGAATGATATGGAccgtggcaggggtgggggagacagagagacagagagagatttcaGCAAAATTGGTTGGCTCTCTCAACAGCATTTTGCCATATTGTAGCAAACCACAGCAAGAACTTGATTCAGGATCCTGAGCTTGAACCAAATTTAATCTCTCGATCTAGGTACCAGAGGATGCTATGGGGTGCTGGGCAAACTTTTGTCTTTATCCATTGGGCCTCTAATGACCAGACCTCCCCCGACCCCTGGCATGTCCTGAACCATGTTGAGCAGCCATAGCCTTAGAAAGATGTGTCTCTCCTCAATCTGTTGGAAAAGATAGTCTATGGATGGAAGAATCTTGCAGCAAGTCTCATGTGTCTATGGTCCTTATAAAGCCTCTAAGGCAGGAGCCCTAGAGAGCATTCATCAGGTCTTGGGACTGCTCCAGAGGTGGTGAAATCCTGAGACTCAGCTTAGATTCTGGGACATGAGGAAGGATCTTGGGTACAGGACTCAGGAGGTCCCCTCATTCTCTCATGGGTTAGCCCTCtggacacatagacatacatttaAGTGCAAGGGTAATCATTTATTGAACTGCAAGAGCAAGAAATTTGTGTGGAATGATCATGGGTGGGGCAAAGAGAAATTTAAGAAAGCTTTTAATTCTCAATGTGTTGTCCTGGGTAACTAGGGAAGATGCTGGAGAGACCGGGATTGCACTTTTCTGTGAAACAGGATGGAAATCAGATCGCAGAATTTGTCTCAGGATGCTCCATGGACAGGAAATGGTGATGCTGGAGTCCTGGTGAGAAGTCTCCACTCAGCACTGAGTAATCCAGGAAGAAAGAATACAGGAACCCATTAAGCACTTCTTGGATTGACTTCTGGACAGAGAGGCACTCTTGTATAGAACAAAGGATGAAGAAATAGATCTCTGCAATCTAATCAACATTATTTGCCAGAAaacagggattaaaggcatagaatAAATGACTCTTTCCTCATGGATGGCATATGAAAAATGAAGTAACGAAAGGTCTGAGGCTTGTTTCCACAACCTTTGGCATAAGAAGCTCTGAAGAATGGTCATTGCCTTGAGGAATAATGGTGAAAGCCTTGGCCACTTTTAAAGACTTTCATACATTATCTGAGTGAAGTCTTGGGAAATGGGAAAGAGGGGTCAAAGGAGTCTGCTCTCCAGACTGGAGGAGAAGTGGAGAACATGCAACTCCACTTCCAGGTAAGAAGCCAAGGTTGTACGGAGTTCAGATGAAAATCTTATTGTCCAGAGTGGGATGGAGTGGGACCACAGACTCTGAAGAGCAGTCATACTCACATCCTGCTACTCTCTGTTTCAAACTTTAACTCTTAATGACACTTAACACATCGCTGAGACCTTTTTACACAACCGTGCAGCAACTATGGAAAACTCACTCCCTTGTTTTCCTGCCTAAGTGCTTGGGTCACTTTACTTTAGAGCTCAAAATAGGACCAGATAGTCACAAATCCTCATAATTCAAAGCCATTTTTTAAGCTCTCCTCAAAGACTCCTTATCAAATTATTCTTATAATAATTTGGGGCACAATACTAACGCTTTTGGAAGGGTCTGGTTCATGCCCACCCCCTCCTTGCTCTCACTGGAGATTGCCCACCTGGAGGCTCAGGCCTTTCTTCAACCTCGGGCCTGGAGACAGCGATCTGCAGGGTGAGAACAAGAACGTGTTTAGGTACCAGGTCCACGTTATTCCCCGAAGAGGAAATGAGGTGCCTCTCCAGCTTTCAACAAATGGCTGATAGCCAATCCCCCAGGTTCATTTCTTCTATGATATAATATTCAGGATGAGAAAAATAAGTGAATCCTGACTTACCAGTCTTGGTTAGGTCAATGATATTGTCCCTAGTGATTCCATGCGCCTCACATAGTTTTGCAAACTTTTCCTTGAtgtctgaactcagatcctttgtTCTGCCTGTGAAAAGAGCAGCAGTGAGTGTAGCAGCTGTGTCCTAGGCATTGACCACAGAACTAAATGAGGGGACAGGGGCTCCCAAATAAGGGTGAGAAAATGGCTGGTGACATGGTTGACAGGTGTGCGTCCAATCTATCCTGAATGTGGCACCCACGGAATGGCATTCTGGCACACGGAGCGATTTCAGAGTGTGCCCATCACTGTGCTTGAGGCAGGGTGCAGGTGAACATCGTCGACCTTCAGGAAGTGAGAAAGAGGCGGACCAAGCTGGGAAGACCATACTAAAGCTAgagtttccttcctcttttcccacccCAAGATCAGTGTCCATGTGGAAATACTTTACCGTAGAGCACCATCAGCTGGAAGGTTTCCCCGTTCTTGACATTAACGAGATGAAACATGACATATCTGTCATAGTCTGTCTTAAGTATAGTAAATGTATTCTCTCCATCATCTGTGGAGGAAATGGGACACAGCTCAGAAATTCTCTGGTCTGCAAGAAATTATGTAAACCCTTTACCTGTTCTACCCCAAAcatgaaaatcattaaaatacatATCCTGGAAGAGATGGGGGCGGGGATGTCTGCTGCTTCCCATCTGTAGCTTTCTGGACTTGATGAAGTAACTTCTAAGGAAGGGGCCCTGGGACGACGCCCACTAGAGAACACTTAGCCACAGCAGCGACTcactctctctcatcctctctgaGGCTCACCTGCCTCCCTCAGCACCTTCATGTGACATGTCTGTCTTTCATAATTCTGCCGCCTCACATGGCTACATCCTGAGCAATGTGCACCGGTGCTAGCTACCGGGCAGtatcagattccacctcaccataCTTATCCCCCTTGCCTGCCACAGGGTGCTAGCTATTAGATGGCCCCCGTGTCCCTGGCTAAATCAACCATGTCAGGAAGTGCTTGAGATTCTACAAGGGGTTGTGGTGAGTTCGCTAGTAGAAAGTTTGACTGGGAGGTgcaagttcctgagttcaatccccagcaacacacacacacacacacacacacacacacacacacacacacacacacacacgataaaggTAGTAGGGTTTACTAAATTCCTTGTGGATAGATATATAGACATTCTATATACTTACACTCAACAAAATATTCGCCATCCTTTGCCGTTTTGTAGGCAACCAAATATAATTCCCTGCACACTCCATTTTCCCTGTAAAACAGAGCAAGCTGGTGCTTAGGGGATTTTTGATCTGGCTGGCTTCTTCACCCTCTACTCTATAGGTATCTCCAGTTTCTGATTCCATTtaccttttgaatatttttgcaaaattagcaaaatggctttttttaaaaggttatttcgTTTCTGTCCGATACTTTAGTAATCACGAATTTgctcttatttcttcttcctcagctAAGAGCAGACACCTCACTTACTTAATACGGAACTTGAAGCCTAAGGAATTCTCCAAGACATGGATGTGCTGCATAAAAACTCTCATGCTGCCgttctcttctatcttttctcttttgttagagGCCACGACAATAGAAAACCAATCCCCATTGAGCTGTAATGGATAAGAAAATGCTTTAGGGAGAAGGTGGCAGGGATACCGCATGGACGTGTTTCTTCTTGAATTTGCTTGATAGAGTTGTCACAATACCTAAcattctgcccctgcctctcagtGAGAGCAGAGGTCCCCAAACGTTGTTAGATCtgaagagcatacaactggtctTACTTCAAGGTCTGAAGCCATTCGTTTGTCTAATAGAACAGGCCACTGTACCCATCCCCTCAGAGGACCCGCTTGGCTTCAAGAGTTCTCCAAAGCACTCTCTGAGTCAGAAGTTACTATTCGCTGAGCCTACCTTGTCCACATCGAGGTTCCCTCTCGCAGAACTAGCTTCTTCTGCATGGCCACAGACCAG
Coding sequences within it:
- the LOC116897762 gene encoding major urinary protein-like isoform X1, encoding MKLLLLLLWLGLTLVCGHAEEASSARGNLDVDKLNGDWFSIVVASNKREKIEENGSMRVFMQHIHVLENSLGFKFHTYRVEVCRELYLVAYKTAKDGEYFVEYDGENTFTILKTDYDRYVMFHLVNVKNGETFQLMVLYGRTKDLSSDIKEKFAKLCEAHGITRDNIIDLTNNVDLVPKHVLVLTLQIAVSRPEVEERPEPPVLSGDFSPGLQHHHFLSMEHPETNSAI
- the LOC116897762 gene encoding major urinary protein-like isoform X2, with protein sequence MKLLLLLLWLGLTLVCGHAEEASSARGNLDVDKLNGDWFSIVVASNKREKIEENGSMRVFMQHIHVLENSLGFKFRIKENGVCRELYLVAYKTAKDGEYFVEYDGENTFTILKTDYDRYVMFHLVNVKNGETFQLMVLYGRTKDLSSDIKEKFAKLCEAHGITRDNIIDLTKTDRCLQARG